One window of the Clostridium sp. MB40-C1 genome contains the following:
- a CDS encoding spore coat protein, which produces MISSKETFLDYITKKGVKIFNIDENVKLSRKIKKDDLVKQIYLIKEFHNKAMGYDNFLGGNLQDRRGKTVEQYKRYIRKLGREYEWLTKKKELNSFEKIFIRYGNEYLSKADECINQIYKNNYLSLLKRSMDKSEICLGDTYFTNLKGNGLLEIASLESCCYDMVEMDIVYLLNKVKKKNKDLNLMELVDEFCDIENLGKESKKFIQSLIYYPYDFIKCYMRYKKNGNERNEARYRKKLEKIIFNYKNYILERR; this is translated from the coding sequence ATGATCTCATCTAAAGAAACATTTTTAGATTATATAACAAAAAAAGGAGTGAAAATTTTTAATATTGATGAAAATGTAAAATTATCTAGGAAAATAAAAAAAGATGATCTAGTAAAACAAATATATTTAATTAAGGAATTTCATAATAAGGCTATGGGATATGATAATTTTCTTGGCGGCAATTTACAAGATAGAAGAGGAAAAACAGTAGAACAATACAAAAGGTATATAAGAAAATTAGGAAGAGAATATGAATGGTTAACTAAAAAGAAAGAGTTAAATTCTTTCGAAAAAATATTTATTAGATATGGTAATGAATATTTATCTAAAGCTGATGAATGTATTAATCAAATATATAAAAATAATTATTTAAGTTTATTGAAAAGAAGTATGGATAAATCAGAAATATGTTTAGGAGATACTTATTTTACAAATTTAAAGGGCAATGGGTTATTAGAGATAGCAAGTCTAGAGTCGTGTTGTTATGATATGGTTGAAATGGACATTGTGTACCTGTTAAATAAGGTGAAAAAGAAAAATAAGGATTTAAATCTAATGGAATTAGTTGATGAATTTTGTGACATAGAGAATTTAGGTAAAGAAAGTAAAAAATTTATACAATCTTTAATATATTATCCCTATGATTTTATTAAATGTTATATGAGGTATAAAAAGAATGGTAACGAACGAAATGAAGCTAGGTATAGAAAGAAACTAGAGAAAATAATTTTCAATTATAAAAATTATATATTGGAAAGAAGGTGA